TTCCGCCATCTTTTATTGACCCATCAGTATGCCCCATTAGAACATGAGTCTCCACTTCCTGGAAGGATTCAAACACGGCATTACACTCACTACATATGTACAGCGCCGGTTCCTCTTCCTCCTGCACAACACTGTCCATGACATGAGTGGACTCCAGATGTACTATTCCATCGGGTGTAAGGATCTGTGTAGCCTCCATATTGGATGACTGGGGATCCAGAGACATCACTGCATTCGTCAGCGAAACCTGTTCTGACTGATTCAAGCCCTGCTCCGCCAGGACCAGGATCACGTTTGACCCAGACTTCTGTCTCATAACTCCCTTACATTTGGGCTGGTGATTCTTTAAGGTATTCTTACAGGAAAATGACCTCCCACATTCTTCACAGACAAAATTGCTCTGTCCGGTATGAGTCACAAGATGCTGGTTAAGGAGACGTTGCATTTTGAATCCTTTCCTACAAATTGGACACGGGAACGGTTTTGAAGTAGTGTGCTTGAAAAGCTTGTGTTTATCCAATACGCTTTTGAATGTAAATCTCTTGTCACACATATCACAATGGTATGGTTTTTCTCCTGTATGCTTGTTAAGATGGTCAGTATATGTGTTCTTATTGAGAAACCGTTTTCCACAGAAGTCACAAACGTATCTGTAGGTTCTCTCGTCAGGTTTCTTGTGGATCTCCATATGTCCTTTCAGTGTTGTACGTTCAGTAAACCTCTTATTgcatattttacatacatagtCTTTGATGTCAGAATGGCGTTTCATATGGGCTTTCATATATCGTACGTGGTCAAAGTTTTTTCCACAAATGTGACAGACCGCCGACTTTGATTTCGTATGAACAGCCTGGATGTGTGTTTGCATATGCATGAATCGGGCAAATTTCTTTCCACAATATTCACATATTGGGATATCATTGTGTATAAATTCCCTATGAGCATACAAGCAGTTCAGACGGAATGTTTTGAAGTCACACTTTAGACAATTATACTCTTTCTTGTGTTGATTCTTTTCAATTTTGGATTTGAGTTTTAATTCTGGATTTAATAATGATTTCATAGCTTGTTTAAATGGTCTATGTTTTAGTTTCAGATGATTTGAAACAGCTGATTCATCTTCAAAGATGACTTCACACACGTCACAGCGGAAGGAACATTGTGTTTGATGTATCGCTAAGAAATGTTGCTGTAGATTAATGAAACTGTCTGAAATGTAGTCACACAAATTACATTTATCTCTAAGACCACCATCCCCTGTTACACCGATAGGTATCCCATCTTCTGAATATTGTGACTGTGATGTGATTTGCAAGTTGGCTTCAttttcagatttatttattGACTTTCGTCCAAGTTTGATGGAATCTTCAAAAACAATTGCAGGAATGTGTGCTACATTGTCACCTCTTCGCTTTGCCAAAGGTGAAGCATTCTTTTGACTAATCATCTTGACATCAATGCCTTCTTCAACAGTTGAATAGATATCTTCGTTATCATCATTTCCGATGTCATCAAGAACTCCTGGCTCTTGGTTCGTATTTTTCATAACCGATATCGATGAAACCGAATTGGTGTCATTTGTTGCTATGGATGGGATTTGTTCAGCTGCATCAGCAATGGTTTCAATGTCTGTCTGGGAAATCTGCTCCTTGCTATTGAGCTGCAATTTTTTGTTTGCTACATCATTTCTCCCTGATTTGACACCACTCTCCTCCGCAGATGTTTTCTTCGCTCCTACCATGGCAGAGAAGTCGAGCCTCTTACCTCTGGTGGAGTACCGCTTTGGACTTGTAGCAGAAACAGTTTCCTTATCAGTATTTGCTTTTTCATTAGTATCCTGTGAGCTTGCCTTCCTTTTCCTTGTGGTAGATCGTTTTTCAGTGATGAATCGGGTCTCCTTGGATTCAGATGACTGAACTTGATCAGTGTTTTCTATGCTATCACTCAAGATACTTGTATCCACACACCCCTCCGTAGACAAAGCAGCCTTTTCCTGTGTTTGATCCACTTTGGGATTTTTTCTTGGACGACCACGTTTTCGTTTTATGGGAAGAATTTCTGACTTTTTATTGTTTCCCATGTCGTCTGGCCTTTCGTGTCCTTGCTGTGCTGTCGTAGCTAAAGTACTATCATTTGTTTCACCAGGTTTCATAAAATCTGAAGAGACAAGAAAGGAATTAATCAGGTTACTATCTTCCTATAACAATACATGAATGTAAATCTGATTGGATCTTTCCACATGAGGGTTTATGTACAAAGTATTGTATTTGTGTTGGATACGGTACTGGGATGGAATCACTTTGGAACCttccaaaaatttaacattgtCTGATGTGAGTGTGTGACCAATTCATTGAGACAAAATGTGTCCAAAAAGAAGAGTTTAGAGATTTTTTTCAGTTGTAAAGACATGGCATTAAGACACTTCTGACAGGAATATCCAAAAATTTACAATCAATACTTCCAAAATAGCTATTTTGGGGCATAAATATCTTTCAAACAGATCAGCTTGTAGTTCATTTTCCATGTGGTTGTGAAATTGACCTTTTTGAATGCTCAACGCATGACCAGCTGATGAACACAAAAGAAACAAGAGCTGGGTCTTGAGAAAAAGACGACTTTTGTTATCATCAATTTGTTCCTTTTTGGCCCAACCTCTCAAGCCCCTGGGTGGTTGGAATCATATGAATTACAATTATAGTTGACAGTTTGCCAACTAATGTTTCTATAAAATCTCGTCAAACTTGTTCAGGAGCTTTAGAGAAGTTGAAGATGAGGCATGATGAAGGAAGAAGACCAATCGGAAAAGTTAACAGAACTTTGCTCAATTGACCTAAAAAAACAAGTAAATGTTAAACTCAATACTACCAACCTTGCGCTTTACATTTTCTGCAAAATTCTGTTGGACCAGTCTCTGGGGGTTCCACTTTTAATACATGCTGAAACACAGGATtctaaaattttacaaataactTCACTGaatcatttgtatattttcttAATAAACTAGTTGTGTGTACTTCTTCTTTACCAAATTAGTTTTCTGATCCCTTCAGCTGACAGACAACACCAGACTTTGCACACAAGGATAATTCTCTTGAGAATTAATACATTTGTTGAAGGCATAAAATGAAGATATCATCTTGTATAGCAGGGGTTTATACTCTGTTTGTTGATAAAGAAACCTACATGACACACAATGATCTTACTCTTCAAGGCTTTTTCTGAGGGATTTTTGGGGCCGATAATGGACCCTATTCCCAATTAAAATTAGTTCCTATATaggccaaattcccaaaattagCAATTTACTCCTGAAAACTCTTTCCctattcaccaattttcttcccaaaatgagacaaaaagacTCCATCCCAAACTATGGAGAAAAAGCCCTGCTCTTTGTTTGCTGAAGGAATAAAATAATGAAGTTACCTACTATTTACACTATTCATactctttgttttgttttttaaggtATAATGAAGATATCTACCTTGTACAGTATATCCTTTGATCATTACAATGTCTTCCAGTCGACCTGTGAGGGTGTACTGAGGAGAAGAAATTCCAGGGGACCAGTCCAATGTTAAATTTGTCTGCTTGGTCACTCTACTCAGGACACTGTCCATTGCTGTCTGGTCAACAGCTGTTACCAGTCTCCGTGACAAGGTCGCCGTGACCTTCTCAAATACCTAAATTAAAAAGAATGTAATCTACATTTATCAATCTTGTAACTGGGTGACAGTGACTTTCTAAAATACCtaaaacaatataatgtatgatCGTCTCAAGTACCTAAAACAATGTAATCTACATTCATCAGCCTCTCTGACAGGGTTGATGTGATCTTCTTAAGAACTTAGTGTAATTCATTGTGTAATCATGCATTAGTAAGTTTATCAAACAATAAGAAACTTTATTCTTTATTGTTAaaacttcattatttaaaaaGGTATTGCTGAATTGGTGATTTCATTTTGAATGCCCCATCAACACTGAAAAGGTCATTGAGGCCGATAAGTTGTGATTAAAAATGAGTATTAATTAAAACGAAAACctaataaaaataacaaaatatgtaaaatgtgttGTGCACCCAAGAATAGAGTGGTTACATGCATATTCCATACATAATATTCCGTACATATGTCAAACATGATGCT
This genomic stretch from Pecten maximus chromosome 16, xPecMax1.1, whole genome shotgun sequence harbors:
- the LOC117344710 gene encoding uncharacterized protein LOC117344710, translated to MDIATSDIGGVATCIAIGEGHGVVMATGDQVDTTTEDSACNIKMVMDSGEDIRVDTAEGDGEKIDIGDGDVGGLDHDYPLKSKDITIISLSDSIRLGYCKNSGCGCKLVHCPFCDKSHFKPAKPSRVRDHLELKHFAHSVKFDDMIIVKCFRDCGDKPKGHYHCPCCTKQLLKRNAFHSHLVKHIKTMKKSPDLVTAPDDKLPSKVVFLDEVLQLCLENCQVDIQEHFHCLYCDEIFVDRSMLVTHMWRCQTGKANQYPNMKLGQEMDQQRADNYVPVNCPHPKDAPDIKWHASVVRSVADLPVEKCEDLSCGCGGSYHCVLCPTSKYKPNSEEHLLTHYSLHWKKRIPYKDYYILICYLPCQGTEEELATSYQYHYHCPVCGESRKRRNCFLHHLRICKGNRESTHRFSITKYKDNNEDKEILSEAEIAVESLTNIEMVASEDPPQETPVIGEASERHCDAGDEDNLTDPVVVQHSPVMTSDYQTNDEAADMSSIDVFEKVTATLSRRLVTAVDQTAMDSVLSRVTKQTNLTLDWSPGISSPQYTLTGRLEDIVMIKGYTVQGSIIGPKNPSEKALKSKIIVCHHVLKVEPPETGPTEFCRKCKAQDFMKPGETNDSTLATTAQQGHERPDDMGNNKKSEILPIKRKRGRPRKNPKVDQTQEKAALSTEGCVDTSILSDSIENTDQVQSSESKETRFITEKRSTTRKRKASSQDTNEKANTDKETVSATSPKRYSTRGKRLDFSAMVGAKKTSAEESGVKSGRNDVANKKLQLNSKEQISQTDIETIADAAEQIPSIATNDTNSVSSISVMKNTNQEPGVLDDIGNDDNEDIYSTVEEGIDVKMISQKNASPLAKRRGDNVAHIPAIVFEDSIKLGRKSINKSENEANLQITSQSQYSEDGIPIGVTGDGGLRDKCNLCDYISDSFINLQQHFLAIHQTQCSFRCDVCEVIFEDESAVSNHLKLKHRPFKQAMKSLLNPELKLKSKIEKNQHKKEYNCLKCDFKTFRLNCLYAHREFIHNDIPICEYCGKKFARFMHMQTHIQAVHTKSKSAVCHICGKNFDHVRYMKAHMKRHSDIKDYVCKICNKRFTERTTLKGHMEIHKKPDERTYRYVCDFCGKRFLNKNTYTDHLNKHTGEKPYHCDMCDKRFTFKSVLDKHKLFKHTTSKPFPCPICRKGFKMQRLLNQHLVTHTGQSNFVCEECGRSFSCKNTLKNHQPKCKGVMRQKSGSNVILVLAEQGLNQSEQVSLTNAVMSLDPQSSNMEATQILTPDGIVHLESTHVMDSVVQEEEEPALYICSECNAVFESFQEVETHVLMGHTDGSIKDGGTVQPHQLIDTLATTTSDVSSAQPILDVQHGPMFISEVDASALVNLTAKDEHTV